One window of the Prionailurus bengalensis isolate Pbe53 chromosome E1, Fcat_Pben_1.1_paternal_pri, whole genome shotgun sequence genome contains the following:
- the KIF1C gene encoding kinesin-like protein KIF1C isoform X1 codes for MAGASVKVAVRVRPFNARETSQDAKCVVSMQGNTTSIINPKQGKDAPKSFTFDYSYWSHTSAEDPQFASQQQVYRDIGEEMLLHAFEGYNVCIFAYGQTGAGKSYTMMGRQEPGQQGIVPQLCEDLFSRVNKNQSAQLSYSVEVSYMEIYCERVRDLLNPKSRGSLRVREHPILGPYVQDLSKLAVTSYADIADLMDCGNKARTVAATNMNETSSRSHAVFTIVFTQRCHDQLTGLDSEKVSKISLVDLAGSERADSSGARGMRLKEGANINKSLTTLGKVISALADLQSKKRKSDFIPYRDSVLTWLLKENLGGNSRTAMIAALSPADINYEETLSTLRYADRTKQIRCNAVINEDPNARLIRELQEEVARLRELLLAQGLSASALGGLKVDEGSSGGALPAVSSPPAPVSASHPPAHNGELEPSFPPSAEPQIGPEEAMERLQETEKIIAELNETWEEKLRKTEALRMEREALLAEMGVAVREDGGTVGVFSPKKTPHLVNLNEDPLMSECLLYHIKDGITRVGQVDVDIKLTGQFIREQHCVFRSIPQPDGEVVVTLEPCEGAETYVNGRLVTEPLVLKSGNRIVMGKNHVFRFNHPEQARLERERGVPPPPGPPSEPVDWNFAQKELLEQQGIDIKLEMEKRLQDLENQYRKEKEEADLLLEQQRLYADSDSGDDSDKRSCEESWRLISSLREQLPPTTVQTIVRRCGLPSSGKRRAPRRVYQIPQRRRLQGKDPRWATMADLKMQAVKEICYEVALADFRHGRAEIEALAALKMRELCRTYGKPEGPGDAWRAVARDVWDTVGEEEGGGGGGGEEGARGAEVEDLRAHIDKLTGILQEVKLQNSSKDRELQALRDRMLRMERVIPLAQDHEDENEEAGEAAWAAPPGSEAVEEEAPSERAAPARPPSPPLSSWERVSRLMEEDPAFRRGRLRWLKQEQLRLQGLQGAGGRGGGLRRPPARFVPPHDCKLRFPFKSNPQHRESWPGAGEAPPAPQAPEEVAPPPAAPARRPPSPRRSHRPRRNSLDGGGRSRGGGSAQPEPQHFQPKKHNYYPQQPQPYPAQRPPGPRYPPYTTPPRMRRQRSAPDLKESGAAV; via the exons ATGGCTGGCGCCTCGGTGAAAGTGGCAGTGAGGGTTCGGCCCTTCAACGCCCGTGAGACCAGCCAGGATGCCAAGTGTGTGGTCAGCATGCAGGGCAACACCACCT CCATCATCAATCCCAAACAGGGCAAGGATGCCCCCAAAAGCTTCACTTTTGACTACTCCTACTGGTCACACACTTCG GCTGAGGACCCCCAGTTTGCGTCTCAGCAACAGGTGTATCGGGACATCGGCGAGGAGATGCTGCTTCACGCCTTCGAGGGTTACAACGTGTGCATCTTTGCCTATGGGCAGACCGGGGCCGGCAAGTCCTACACCATGATGGGGCGGCAGGAGCCGGGCCAGCAGGGCATCGTGCCCCAG CTCTGCGAGGACCTCTTCTCTCGTGTTAATAAGAACCAGAGTGCTCAGCTGTCCTATTCTGTGGAG GTGAGCTACATGGAGATCTACTGTGAGCGGGTACGAGACCTCCTGAACCCCAAGAGTCGGGGCTCTCTGCGGGTCCGGGAGCACCCCATCCTGGGCCCCTACGTTCAGGACCTGTCTAAGTTGGCCGTGACCTCCTACGCGGACATCGCCGACCTCATGGACTGTGGAAATAAGGCTCG gaCCGTGGCCGCCACCAACATGAATGAGACCAGCAGCCGCTCGCACGCCGTCTTCACCATTGTCTTCACGCAGCGCTGCCACGACCAGCTCACCGGGCTAGACTCCGAGAAG GTCAGTAAGATCAGTTTGGTGGACCTTGCCGGCAGTGAGCGGGCCGACTCCTCGGGGGCCCGGGGCATGCGCCTGAAG GAAGGGGCCAACATCAATAAGTCCCTGACCACGCTGGGGAAGGTGATCTCGGCCCTGGCGGATCTG CAGTCCAAGAAGCGGAAGTCGGATTTTATCCCTTACAGGGACTCTGTGCTCACCTGGCTGCTCAAGGAGAACTTGG GTGGGAACTCCCGCACGGCCATGATCGCAGCCCTGAGCCCTGCAGACATCAATTACGAGGAGACCCTCAGCACCCTCAG GTACGCTGACCGCACCAAGCAGATCCGCTGCAACGCCGTCATCAACGAGGACCCCAACGCCCGGCTGATCCGTGAGCTGCAGGAGGAGGTGGCCCGGCTGCGGGAGCTGCTCCTGGCTCAGGGGCTGTCCGCCTCCGCCCTGGGAG gTCTAAAGGTGGACGAGGGGAGTTCCGGGGGTGCTCTGCCGGCTGTATCGTCCCCCCCTGCCCCAGTGTCAGCCTCACACCCCCCGGCACACAATGGGGAACTGGAACCGTCATTCCCCCCCAGTGCTGAGCCCCAGATTGGGCCCGAGGAGGCCATGGAGAGGCTGCAG gagacagagaagatcATAGCTGAGCTGAACGAGACCTGGGAAGAGAAGCTACGTAAGACGGAAGCTCTGAGGATGGAGAG AGAAGCATTGCTGGCCGAGATGGGGGTGGCCGTCCGGGAGGACGGTGGAACTGTGGGCGTCTTCTCTCCCAAGAAG ACCCCCCACTTGGTGAACCTGAACGAAGACCCTCTAATGTCTGAATGTCTGCTGTACCACATCAAGGACGGCATCACCAG GGTGGGCCAGGTGGACGTGGACATCAAGCTGACCGGGCAGTTCATCCGGGAGCAGCACTGTGTGTTCCGGAGCATCCCGCAGCCAGACGGAGAAG tGGTGGTCACCCTGGAGCCTTGCGAAGGAGCCGAGACCTACGTCAACGGGAGGCTGGTGACCGAGCCCCTGGTGCTGAAGTCAG GGAATAGGATTGTGATGGGCAAGAACCACGTGTTCCGTTTCAATCACCCGGAGCAGGCGCGGCTGGAGCGGGAGCGAGgggtgcccccgccccccgggccgCCCTCCGAGCCCGTCGACTGGAACTTCGCCCAGAAGGAGCTGTTGGAGCAGCAGGGCATCGACATCAAGCTGGAGATGGAGAAGAG gctgCAGGACCTGGAGAATCAGTAccggaaagagaaggaggaggctgACCTTCTGCTCGAGCAGCAGCGACTG TATGCGGACTCGGACAGCGGGGACGACTCGGACAAGCGCTCGTGCGAGGAGAGCTGGCGGCTCATCTCGTCCCTGCGAGAGCAGCTGCCCCCGACCACCGTGCAGACCATCGTGAGGCGCTGCGGCCTGCCCAGCAGCGGCAAGCGCCGGGCCCCGCGGAGGGTGTACCAGATCCCCCAGCGGCGGCGGCTGCAGGGCAAGGACCCGCGCTGGGCCACCATGGCCGATCTGAAGATGCAGGCGGTGAAGGAGATCTGCTACGAGGTGGCCCTGGCCGACTTCCGCCACGGCCGCGCCGAGATCGAGGCCCTGGCCGCCCTGAAGATGCGGGAGCTGTGCCGCACGTACGGCAAGCCCGAGGGCCCCGGGGACGCCTGGAGGGCCGTGGCCCGCGACGTCTGGGACACGGTGGGCGAGGAGGaaggcggcggcggtggcggcggcgagGAGGGGGCCCGCGGGGCGGAGGTGGAGGACCTCCGCGCCCACATCGACAAGCTGACGGGGATCCTGCAGGAGGTGAAATTGCAGAACAGCAGCAAAGACCGGGAGCTGCAGGCCCTGAGGGACCGCATGCTGCGCATGGAGAGGGTCATTCCCCTGGCGCAG GACCACGAGGATGAGAACGAAGAGGCCGGGGAGGCCGCCTGGGCCGCGCCGCCGGGGTCAGAGGCGGTGGAGGAGGAGGCCCCCAGCGAGCGCGCGGCCCCAGCGCGGCCCCCCTCGCCGCCCCTGTCCAGCTGGGAGCGGGTGTCGCGGCTCATGGAGGAGGACCCCGCCTTCCGCCGCGGCCGCCTTCGCTGGCTCAAGCAGGAGCAGTTGCGGCTGCAGGGACTGCAGGGCGCgggcggccggggcggggggctgcgCAGGCCCCCCGCCCGCTTCGTGCCCCCTCACGACTGCAAGCTGCGCTTCCCTTTCAAGAGCAACCCGCAGCACCGGGAGTCCTGGCCGGGGGCCGGGGAGGCCCCCCCCGCACCCCAAGCTCCCGAGGAGGTGGCGCCCCCTCCGGCCGCCCCCGCGCGCCGGCCCCCCAGTCCCCGGAGGTCCCACCGGCCCCGCAGGAACTCCCTGGACGGAGGCGGCCGCTCCCGGGGAGGGGGCTCCGCGCAGCCCGAACCCCAGCACTTCCAGCCTAAGAAGCACAACTATTacccccagcagccccagccgTACCCCGCGCAGCGGCCCCCGGGGCCCCGCTACCCCCCGTACACCACTCCCCCGCGGATGAGGCGGCAGCGCTCGGCCCCCGACCTCAAGGAGAGCGGGGCGGCCGTGTGA
- the KIF1C gene encoding kinesin-like protein KIF1C isoform X2: MAGASVKVAVRVRPFNARETSQDAKCVVSMQGNTTSIINPKQGKDAPKSFTFDYSYWSHTSAEDPQFASQQQVYRDIGEEMLLHAFEGYNVCIFAYGQTGAGKSYTMMGRQEPGQQGIVPQLCEDLFSRVNKNQSAQLSYSVEVSYMEIYCERVRDLLNPKSRGSLRVREHPILGPYVQDLSKLAVTSYADIADLMDCGNKARTVAATNMNETSSRSHAVFTIVFTQRCHDQLTGLDSEKVSKISLVDLAGSERADSSGARGMRLKEGANINKSLTTLGKVISALADLSKKRKSDFIPYRDSVLTWLLKENLGGNSRTAMIAALSPADINYEETLSTLRYADRTKQIRCNAVINEDPNARLIRELQEEVARLRELLLAQGLSASALGGLKVDEGSSGGALPAVSSPPAPVSASHPPAHNGELEPSFPPSAEPQIGPEEAMERLQETEKIIAELNETWEEKLRKTEALRMEREALLAEMGVAVREDGGTVGVFSPKKTPHLVNLNEDPLMSECLLYHIKDGITRVGQVDVDIKLTGQFIREQHCVFRSIPQPDGEVVVTLEPCEGAETYVNGRLVTEPLVLKSGNRIVMGKNHVFRFNHPEQARLERERGVPPPPGPPSEPVDWNFAQKELLEQQGIDIKLEMEKRLQDLENQYRKEKEEADLLLEQQRLYADSDSGDDSDKRSCEESWRLISSLREQLPPTTVQTIVRRCGLPSSGKRRAPRRVYQIPQRRRLQGKDPRWATMADLKMQAVKEICYEVALADFRHGRAEIEALAALKMRELCRTYGKPEGPGDAWRAVARDVWDTVGEEEGGGGGGGEEGARGAEVEDLRAHIDKLTGILQEVKLQNSSKDRELQALRDRMLRMERVIPLAQDHEDENEEAGEAAWAAPPGSEAVEEEAPSERAAPARPPSPPLSSWERVSRLMEEDPAFRRGRLRWLKQEQLRLQGLQGAGGRGGGLRRPPARFVPPHDCKLRFPFKSNPQHRESWPGAGEAPPAPQAPEEVAPPPAAPARRPPSPRRSHRPRRNSLDGGGRSRGGGSAQPEPQHFQPKKHNYYPQQPQPYPAQRPPGPRYPPYTTPPRMRRQRSAPDLKESGAAV; the protein is encoded by the exons ATGGCTGGCGCCTCGGTGAAAGTGGCAGTGAGGGTTCGGCCCTTCAACGCCCGTGAGACCAGCCAGGATGCCAAGTGTGTGGTCAGCATGCAGGGCAACACCACCT CCATCATCAATCCCAAACAGGGCAAGGATGCCCCCAAAAGCTTCACTTTTGACTACTCCTACTGGTCACACACTTCG GCTGAGGACCCCCAGTTTGCGTCTCAGCAACAGGTGTATCGGGACATCGGCGAGGAGATGCTGCTTCACGCCTTCGAGGGTTACAACGTGTGCATCTTTGCCTATGGGCAGACCGGGGCCGGCAAGTCCTACACCATGATGGGGCGGCAGGAGCCGGGCCAGCAGGGCATCGTGCCCCAG CTCTGCGAGGACCTCTTCTCTCGTGTTAATAAGAACCAGAGTGCTCAGCTGTCCTATTCTGTGGAG GTGAGCTACATGGAGATCTACTGTGAGCGGGTACGAGACCTCCTGAACCCCAAGAGTCGGGGCTCTCTGCGGGTCCGGGAGCACCCCATCCTGGGCCCCTACGTTCAGGACCTGTCTAAGTTGGCCGTGACCTCCTACGCGGACATCGCCGACCTCATGGACTGTGGAAATAAGGCTCG gaCCGTGGCCGCCACCAACATGAATGAGACCAGCAGCCGCTCGCACGCCGTCTTCACCATTGTCTTCACGCAGCGCTGCCACGACCAGCTCACCGGGCTAGACTCCGAGAAG GTCAGTAAGATCAGTTTGGTGGACCTTGCCGGCAGTGAGCGGGCCGACTCCTCGGGGGCCCGGGGCATGCGCCTGAAG GAAGGGGCCAACATCAATAAGTCCCTGACCACGCTGGGGAAGGTGATCTCGGCCCTGGCGGATCTG TCCAAGAAGCGGAAGTCGGATTTTATCCCTTACAGGGACTCTGTGCTCACCTGGCTGCTCAAGGAGAACTTGG GTGGGAACTCCCGCACGGCCATGATCGCAGCCCTGAGCCCTGCAGACATCAATTACGAGGAGACCCTCAGCACCCTCAG GTACGCTGACCGCACCAAGCAGATCCGCTGCAACGCCGTCATCAACGAGGACCCCAACGCCCGGCTGATCCGTGAGCTGCAGGAGGAGGTGGCCCGGCTGCGGGAGCTGCTCCTGGCTCAGGGGCTGTCCGCCTCCGCCCTGGGAG gTCTAAAGGTGGACGAGGGGAGTTCCGGGGGTGCTCTGCCGGCTGTATCGTCCCCCCCTGCCCCAGTGTCAGCCTCACACCCCCCGGCACACAATGGGGAACTGGAACCGTCATTCCCCCCCAGTGCTGAGCCCCAGATTGGGCCCGAGGAGGCCATGGAGAGGCTGCAG gagacagagaagatcATAGCTGAGCTGAACGAGACCTGGGAAGAGAAGCTACGTAAGACGGAAGCTCTGAGGATGGAGAG AGAAGCATTGCTGGCCGAGATGGGGGTGGCCGTCCGGGAGGACGGTGGAACTGTGGGCGTCTTCTCTCCCAAGAAG ACCCCCCACTTGGTGAACCTGAACGAAGACCCTCTAATGTCTGAATGTCTGCTGTACCACATCAAGGACGGCATCACCAG GGTGGGCCAGGTGGACGTGGACATCAAGCTGACCGGGCAGTTCATCCGGGAGCAGCACTGTGTGTTCCGGAGCATCCCGCAGCCAGACGGAGAAG tGGTGGTCACCCTGGAGCCTTGCGAAGGAGCCGAGACCTACGTCAACGGGAGGCTGGTGACCGAGCCCCTGGTGCTGAAGTCAG GGAATAGGATTGTGATGGGCAAGAACCACGTGTTCCGTTTCAATCACCCGGAGCAGGCGCGGCTGGAGCGGGAGCGAGgggtgcccccgccccccgggccgCCCTCCGAGCCCGTCGACTGGAACTTCGCCCAGAAGGAGCTGTTGGAGCAGCAGGGCATCGACATCAAGCTGGAGATGGAGAAGAG gctgCAGGACCTGGAGAATCAGTAccggaaagagaaggaggaggctgACCTTCTGCTCGAGCAGCAGCGACTG TATGCGGACTCGGACAGCGGGGACGACTCGGACAAGCGCTCGTGCGAGGAGAGCTGGCGGCTCATCTCGTCCCTGCGAGAGCAGCTGCCCCCGACCACCGTGCAGACCATCGTGAGGCGCTGCGGCCTGCCCAGCAGCGGCAAGCGCCGGGCCCCGCGGAGGGTGTACCAGATCCCCCAGCGGCGGCGGCTGCAGGGCAAGGACCCGCGCTGGGCCACCATGGCCGATCTGAAGATGCAGGCGGTGAAGGAGATCTGCTACGAGGTGGCCCTGGCCGACTTCCGCCACGGCCGCGCCGAGATCGAGGCCCTGGCCGCCCTGAAGATGCGGGAGCTGTGCCGCACGTACGGCAAGCCCGAGGGCCCCGGGGACGCCTGGAGGGCCGTGGCCCGCGACGTCTGGGACACGGTGGGCGAGGAGGaaggcggcggcggtggcggcggcgagGAGGGGGCCCGCGGGGCGGAGGTGGAGGACCTCCGCGCCCACATCGACAAGCTGACGGGGATCCTGCAGGAGGTGAAATTGCAGAACAGCAGCAAAGACCGGGAGCTGCAGGCCCTGAGGGACCGCATGCTGCGCATGGAGAGGGTCATTCCCCTGGCGCAG GACCACGAGGATGAGAACGAAGAGGCCGGGGAGGCCGCCTGGGCCGCGCCGCCGGGGTCAGAGGCGGTGGAGGAGGAGGCCCCCAGCGAGCGCGCGGCCCCAGCGCGGCCCCCCTCGCCGCCCCTGTCCAGCTGGGAGCGGGTGTCGCGGCTCATGGAGGAGGACCCCGCCTTCCGCCGCGGCCGCCTTCGCTGGCTCAAGCAGGAGCAGTTGCGGCTGCAGGGACTGCAGGGCGCgggcggccggggcggggggctgcgCAGGCCCCCCGCCCGCTTCGTGCCCCCTCACGACTGCAAGCTGCGCTTCCCTTTCAAGAGCAACCCGCAGCACCGGGAGTCCTGGCCGGGGGCCGGGGAGGCCCCCCCCGCACCCCAAGCTCCCGAGGAGGTGGCGCCCCCTCCGGCCGCCCCCGCGCGCCGGCCCCCCAGTCCCCGGAGGTCCCACCGGCCCCGCAGGAACTCCCTGGACGGAGGCGGCCGCTCCCGGGGAGGGGGCTCCGCGCAGCCCGAACCCCAGCACTTCCAGCCTAAGAAGCACAACTATTacccccagcagccccagccgTACCCCGCGCAGCGGCCCCCGGGGCCCCGCTACCCCCCGTACACCACTCCCCCGCGGATGAGGCGGCAGCGCTCGGCCCCCGACCTCAAGGAGAGCGGGGCGGCCGTGTGA
- the INCA1 gene encoding LOW QUALITY PROTEIN: protein INCA1 (The sequence of the model RefSeq protein was modified relative to this genomic sequence to represent the inferred CDS: deleted 1 base in 1 codon), whose protein sequence is MRGLGPAAQPRPVVQGEDGADDLIPFAKCSRVVSRPAPPGLPSQSLTLMPQRYGDLFWESLSQRPSPTWTEEWHIPPTPRATGCSPPGLYPLERLPPPEVLCRRKRRRPHLAGMQQGPAGIPAQVRAVTYHLEDLRRRQRIIHELKKAQWDVSGAAPEPLAPATAGCGVPSATEYPGLEEARATYPQEGHPLTTGRTQLLWSPWSPLGWGGSGVPRRLGSLASYSAVPAGRNRLRSPWGMEVQSAE, encoded by the exons ATGAGGGGACTCGGTCCAGCCGCCCAGCCCAGGCCAGTGGTGCAGGGAGAGGACGGTGCAGACGACCTCATCCCCTTCGCCAA GTGCTCCAGGGTGGTCAGCCGACCTGCACCACCCGGCCTGCCTTCCCAGAGCCTCACGCTGATGCCCCAGCGGTATGGAGACCTCTTCTGGGAGAGCCTTAGCCAAAGGCCCAG CCCCACCTGGACGGAAGAATGGCACATCCCTCCCACGCCG AGAGCCACTGGTTGCTCCCCGCCTGGCCTGTACCCCCTTGAGAGGCTCCCACCCCCTGAGGTGCTttgcagaagaaagagaaggaggccaCATTTGGCGGGAATGCAGCAGGGACCTGCGGGCATCCCAGCCCAGGTGAGGGCTGTCACTTATCACCTGGAGGATCTAAGGAGGCGACAGAGAATCATCCATGA ACTGAAGAAGGCTCAGTGGGACGTCTCGGGGGCCGCACCTGAGCCCCTGGCACCTGCCACTGCCGGCTGCGGAGTCCCCAGCGCCACCGAGTACCCGGGTCTGGAAGAGGCGAGGGCTACCTATCCACAGGAGGGCCACCCTCTCACCACTGGCAGGACCCAG CTGCTCTGGTCCCCCTGGAGCCCCCTGGGC TGGGGGGGGTCTGGTGTCCCCAGACGACTGGGCTCTCTGGCCTCCTACAGCGCTGTCCCAGCGGGCAGGAACCGCCTCCGCTCCCCCTGGGGCATGGAGGTGCAGTCTGCGGAGTAA